Proteins encoded together in one Aphis gossypii isolate Hap1 unplaced genomic scaffold, ASM2018417v2 Contig00648, whole genome shotgun sequence window:
- the LOC126554924 gene encoding zinc finger MYM-type protein 1-like — protein MPDGDRIQRTWLSFSVSNGRIYCLYCMFFGKNVQKSWTIDGFHVWQRIKDISSHEKTEAHINASIVVKLKLSAIAVLPQIYEHKRKQITENREIVNTLIEITLFLGKHSLPFRGHRENWEDRIRGNFKDLTLLISKFSPSLAIYVDRLKSRGRSEINFLSWQRQNQFIHSIATYLRTSIQDEIKKAKFFSVSIDTTFDVSRREQLAFIIRYLCYNDHVPVIRERLLSLKESSSTTGKHLFSVFKDICSENKLDWKLFLVGQSYDGASNMKGEYEGLQALIKQENPSAIYTWCYAHRLNLVVVQVCKSSVDAVDIFGILEDLYSFITSTLTFTKIFNILDPITKTFQSPDIDLLGAVTSIQVAMEDLKNLRCDDELNKLNNEATNLISKSQYEFTMLATNRSRRKKKECPEKMRLTKLLMIQ, from the exons ATGCCAGATGGTGATCGAATTCAACGAACATGGCTTAGTTTTTCTGTGAGTAATGGTCGAATATATTGTctatattgtatgttttttggAAAGAATGTTCAAAAGTCTTGGACCATTGATGGATTTCATGTATGGCAGAGAATAAAGGATATTAGTTCACATGAAAAAACAGAAGCACATATAAATGCTTCTATTgttgttaagttaaaattgtCAGCAATAGCAGTTCTTCCACAAATTTATGAACATAAGAGGAAACAAATAACTGAAAACAGAGAAAttgttaatactttaattgaaataacatTGTTTCTCGGTAAACATTCACTACCATTTCGAGGACATCGTGAAAATTGGGAAGATAGAATCAGAGGAAATTTTAAAGATCTTACtttacttattagtaaattttcaCCATCCTTGGCCATTTATGTAGATCGTCTGAAGTCCAGAGGTAGaagtgaaattaattttctttcttGGCAGAggcaaaatcaatttatacattCTATTGCCACATATTTAAGGACTAGTATACaggatgaaattaaaaaagctAAGTTTTTTAGTGTATCAATTGATACAACATTTGATGTGTCAAGGCGTGAACaacttgcatttataatacgctatttatgttataatgacCATGTACCAGTTATACGTGAAAGACTTCTATCACTTAAAGAATCATCATCAACCACTGGAAAACACCttttttctgtatttaaagacatttgtagcgaaaataaattagattggAAATTGTTCCTTGTAGGACAAAGTTATGATGGAGCTAGTAATATGAAAGGCGAATATGAAGGATTACAAGCATTAATCAAACAAGAAAATCCATCGGCTATTTATACTTGGTGTTATGCCCACCGCCTGAATCTGGTTGTAGTTCAAGTTTGTAAAAGTTCTGTAGACGCAGTTGatatatttggtattttagaagatttgtatagttttattacaaGCA CTTTAACATtcacaaaaatttttaatatccttgatccaattacaaaaacatttcaatCTCCTGACATTGATTTATTGGGTGCTGTAACTAGTATACAGGTAGCAATGGAAGACTTAAAAAATCTACGTTGTGATGATgagttaaataaacttaataatgaaGCTACAAACTTAATTTCGAAAAGTCAATATGAATTTACTATGTTGGCGACGAACCGAAGTAgaagaaagaaaaaagaatGCCCGGAGAAAATGCGTTTGACGAAACTATTGATGATCCAGTGA